From the genome of Vicia villosa cultivar HV-30 ecotype Madison, WI linkage group LG2, Vvil1.0, whole genome shotgun sequence, one region includes:
- the LOC131647172 gene encoding protein SRC2 homolog, with translation MSSGTVAGIQGQPLEVTVVSCAKLKDTEWISRQDPYVCLEYASTKFRTRTSTDGGKHPVFQEKFVVPLIEGLRELTVVVWNSNTVTFDDFIGTGKVQLNKVLSQGFDDSSWPLQTKSGRHAGEIKLILHYANAKLNQQKLGSSSSHTPISYAATPAGSSYYPQQQQQPSYSNYHHPTPAPALAYPPPPASHHSSPYPPPSSYPSMPSPYPPHSSSPYPPPHSAYPPHSSSPYPPPYSAYPPPSAYPPSSYPPPATYPPHGGMYPPPPY, from the exons ATGTCTTCTGGAACGGTAGCGGGGATTCAAGGCCAACCTTTGGAGGTCACGGTGGTTTCTTGCGCGAAATTGAAGGATACTGAATGGATTTCAAGACAAGATCCCTACGTTTGTCTTGAATATGCTTCCACCAAATTCCGAACCAGAACAAGCACAG ACGGTGGAAAACATCCGGTGTTTCAAGAGAAGTTCGTGGTGCCGCTGATTGAAGGTCTTCGTGAACTCACTGTTGTTGTTTGGAACAGCAATACTGTCACATTCGATGATTTTATCGGTACCGGGAA GGTTCAATTGAACAAGGTTTTGTCTCAAGgatttgatgattcttcttggcCACTTCAAACTAAATCTGGCAG ACATGCAGGTGAAATAAAACTTATATTGCATTATGCAAATGCCAAACTAAATCAGCAG AAACTAGGCTCCTCCTCAAGCCATACTCCTATTTCCTATGCGGCGACACCCGCAGGTTCCTCTTACTACCCACAACAGCAGCAGCAGCCATCATACTCTAATTATCACCATCCAACACCTGCTCCTGCTCTTGCTTATCCTCCTCCTCCTGCTTCACATCATTCATCTCCCTATCCACCACCCTCATCCTATCCATCAATGCCATCTCCCTATCCACCACACTCATCATCACCATATCCTCCTCCCCACTCAGCTTATCCACCACACTCATCATCACCATACCCTCCTCCATACTCAGCTTATCCTCCACCTTCGGCTTATCCACCATCTTCATACCCTCCACCTGCAACTTATCCTCCACACGGCG GAATGTACCCTCCACCACCATATTGA